The Methanosarcina acetivorans C2A genome includes the window TATACAAATAACTGGTCTATAATGTTTATCGAACTTTCTTCATTTCTGAGGTGTTGACATGAGCAAAATTAACAAGGAAATTGCGATTTTTATTGTTTTTCTAATTCTTGTAGCGCTTTGGGGGTTATTTGTAAAAGTACCAGTAGAGGAGACAAAAACACCAGATCCTGAATCTCAAGTAAGTGGTATGACTATTCAATTTAAAGATGGAATTTCGGAGTCAGAGGTAAGAACCATTCTTCAAAACTGCAATATGACTCGGAACTATAGAATGACATATGATAATTCTTCAGAAGACTATTACATAATGGCGGACAAAGATAATTGGAGTGACATCAGACGCGAACTTGTAGACGAAATGAAAGAAACCAATAAAAAAAATTGGACTGTATCCACTCCTGCTCACGTTATCAGAAAAGAAGATTATTACGTTCTTCCGATCTCTGGACAAGCGATTAAGGACGAAAAATTTCTTGCAATACTGGACAAATATGATATTGGGGTAGAAAAGTTTCTCTGGTGCGATATTAGTTTTCTTTATAGTGATGGACCTCTGACGTACTGGATTCCGAAAGAAGATGCAATACGGATAAAAAATGAGTTAGAACAAAATGATAATATTTTTTCTGTACAGTTTGATTACCTTTTTCCTCCATTTGATCCCACAACGTAAGAGCCTGCCTGAAAATTAGATTTAACTATTTCACCTGAAATTATTCTTCTTGTAACTCGTTTATTTTATCTTGAAATTAACTTAAATTAATGAAGATTTTATAAAAAGATCCCAAGTCCACATTTTTGATAAGGTATGAGCATGAAAGATAAACACTGCCTGGGGAAAATGAAAAGTAAAATTCTATCTACAATAAATATTGCCATTTTTTCGAGTCTACTCTCATCTGTAGCTACATCCAATAAGGTACACAAACAGCTTAAAATCATGAAAGTTTCAGGAATAACCTCACTTGCGATTTTAATATTGATGGGAGTAGCAGGTGCAACTCCTTTTGCATACGTTACTAACTCCGACAGCAATAATATCTCTGTAATTGACACAGCCACAAACAGGGTTACAGCCACGGTAGGTGTAGGAGAACATCCTGCCGGAGTTACAGTCAGTCCGGATGGAAAAAAGGTATACGTGGTTAACTCATATGACGATACGGTTTCCATAATTAACACTACCACAAAAAATAAAGTTATAACCACAG containing:
- a CDS encoding UPF0228 family protein is translated as MSKINKEIAIFIVFLILVALWGLFVKVPVEETKTPDPESQVSGMTIQFKDGISESEVRTILQNCNMTRNYRMTYDNSSEDYYIMADKDNWSDIRRELVDEMKETNKKNWTVSTPAHVIRKEDYYVLPISGQAIKDEKFLAILDKYDIGVEKFLWCDISFLYSDGPLTYWIPKEDAIRIKNELEQNDNIFSVQFDYLFPPFDPTT